In the Caldibacillus debilis DSM 16016 genome, one interval contains:
- the pyc gene encoding pyruvate carboxylase codes for MRKINKCLVANRGEIAIRVFRACTELNIRTVAIYSKEDSRSYHRYKADEAYLVGEGKKPIEAYLDIEGIIKIAKENEIDAIHPGYGFLSENIQFARRCREEGILFIGPEPEQLEIFGDKVKARKYAEKANIPVVPGKEVQTLEEIRDFARDCGYPIIIKAALGGGGRGMRIVRDESELKDAFERAKSEAKSAFGSGEVYVEKYLEKPKHIEVQILADRHGNIVHLYERDCSVQRRHQKIVEIAPAVKLSPELRRRICDSAVRLMRSTGYTNAGTVEFLVSGNDFYFIEVNPRIQVEHTITELITGIDIVQAQILIAEGYTLKNEKIGIRSQEDVKLNGYAIQCRITTEDPLNGFLPDTGRINAYRTGGGFGVRIDTGNAYQGAVITPYYDSLLLKLSTWGLTFESAVAKMVRNLQEFRIRGIKTNIPFLENVVQHPKFLAGEIDTTFVDTTPELFEFAKRLDRGNKMLSYIANVTVNGFPGIGKVEKGDYPPPRVPEVGKKDLSRLSGTKQILDREGPEGLVRWIKEQKEVLITDTTFRDAHQSLLATRVRTIDLLRAAEPTAVLLPELFSLEMWGGATFDVALRFLKEDPWERLQLLRKKIPNILFQMLFRGSNAVGYTNYPDNVIKEFIAYAAEAGMDIFRIFDSLNWVKGMEVAIQAVRDAGKVAEAAICYTGDILDPARPKYDIRYYKDLAKELENLGAHILAIKDMAGLLKPEAAYRLISELKETVDIPIHLHTHDTSGNGIYMYVRACEAGVDIIDTAINAMSGLTSQPSINTLMYALEGSDRRPKLSMAALNQISHYWEDVRKYYRHFESGMLAPHPEVYDHEMPGGQYSNLQQQAKAVGLLDRWEEILDMYKRVNFLFGDIVKVTPSSKVVGDMALFMVQNDLNEEDIIEKADSLDFPNSVVEFFQGYIGIPPGGFPKELQKAILKDKKPLPKRAGELLEPVDFEEVKKTLRPVLDREPEKRDLLSYAMYPKVFLDYAESLKKFGNLSVLDTQTFFCGMKIGEEIEVVIEKGKTLIVKLVSIGQPQKDGTRIVYFELNGQPREIVVKDESVQTDVKERIKADPANESHIAAMMPGVVLKVLVDKNDKVFKGDHLLIIESMKMETTVQAPFTGTVKEIHAGNGDSVKQGDLLIELEKEK; via the coding sequence ATGAGAAAGATCAACAAATGCCTGGTTGCCAACCGTGGGGAAATCGCCATCCGGGTCTTCCGGGCATGCACGGAATTGAACATCCGCACCGTCGCCATCTATTCGAAGGAGGATTCCCGTTCCTACCATCGGTACAAGGCGGATGAAGCCTATTTGGTCGGCGAAGGGAAAAAACCGATCGAGGCCTATCTGGATATCGAGGGGATCATCAAAATCGCCAAGGAAAATGAGATCGACGCCATTCATCCCGGCTACGGCTTCCTGTCGGAAAATATCCAATTCGCCAGGCGCTGCCGGGAAGAGGGGATTTTATTTATCGGCCCGGAACCGGAGCAGCTCGAAATCTTCGGGGACAAGGTCAAGGCCCGGAAGTATGCGGAAAAGGCCAATATTCCCGTCGTTCCCGGCAAAGAAGTGCAGACGTTGGAGGAGATCCGGGATTTTGCCCGGGACTGCGGATACCCGATCATCATCAAGGCGGCATTGGGCGGCGGCGGCCGGGGGATGCGGATCGTCAGGGACGAATCGGAGTTGAAGGACGCCTTTGAAAGGGCCAAGTCCGAAGCCAAGTCGGCCTTCGGGAGCGGCGAGGTCTATGTGGAAAAATATTTGGAGAAACCGAAGCATATTGAAGTGCAAATTCTGGCCGACCGGCACGGCAACATCGTCCATTTGTACGAAAGGGATTGTTCCGTCCAGCGCCGCCATCAAAAAATCGTGGAGATCGCGCCCGCCGTCAAGCTGTCCCCGGAGCTCCGCCGGCGGATCTGCGACAGCGCCGTCAGGCTGATGCGTTCAACGGGCTATACCAACGCGGGCACGGTGGAATTTCTCGTTTCCGGCAATGATTTTTACTTCATTGAAGTGAATCCGCGCATCCAGGTGGAACACACCATCACTGAGCTCATCACCGGCATCGACATCGTCCAGGCGCAGATCCTGATCGCCGAAGGGTACACGTTGAAAAACGAAAAAATCGGCATCCGCAGCCAAGAGGACGTGAAGCTGAACGGCTATGCCATCCAGTGCCGGATCACGACGGAAGATCCCCTGAACGGGTTTTTGCCCGACACGGGGCGGATCAACGCGTACCGGACCGGCGGCGGGTTCGGGGTGCGGATCGACACGGGGAACGCCTATCAGGGGGCGGTGATCACCCCTTATTACGACTCCCTTTTATTGAAACTTTCCACATGGGGATTGACCTTTGAAAGCGCAGTAGCGAAAATGGTCAGAAATTTACAAGAATTCCGGATAAGGGGGATCAAGACGAACATTCCTTTTTTGGAAAACGTGGTCCAGCATCCGAAATTCCTCGCCGGGGAAATCGACACCACCTTCGTGGACACGACGCCGGAGCTGTTCGAATTTGCCAAGAGGCTTGACCGCGGCAACAAAATGCTCAGCTATATCGCCAACGTGACGGTCAACGGGTTTCCGGGGATCGGGAAGGTGGAGAAGGGGGACTATCCGCCTCCCCGGGTGCCCGAGGTCGGGAAAAAGGACCTCTCCAGGCTTTCCGGTACGAAACAAATTCTGGACCGGGAAGGGCCGGAAGGCCTTGTCCGCTGGATAAAAGAGCAAAAGGAAGTGCTGATCACCGACACCACCTTCAGGGATGCCCATCAGTCCCTGTTGGCGACAAGGGTCCGGACGATAGACCTCCTCCGGGCGGCGGAACCGACCGCCGTCCTTCTCCCCGAGCTGTTTTCGCTGGAGATGTGGGGGGGCGCCACCTTCGACGTGGCCTTGCGCTTCTTGAAAGAAGATCCGTGGGAACGGCTGCAGCTGTTGAGGAAAAAGATCCCCAACATCCTTTTCCAGATGCTGTTCCGCGGTTCCAACGCGGTCGGGTACACCAATTATCCCGACAACGTCATCAAGGAATTCATCGCCTATGCCGCGGAAGCGGGCATGGACATTTTCCGCATCTTCGACAGCCTGAACTGGGTAAAGGGAATGGAAGTGGCCATTCAAGCGGTGCGGGATGCGGGCAAGGTTGCCGAAGCGGCCATCTGTTACACCGGGGACATCCTCGATCCGGCGAGGCCGAAATACGATATCCGGTATTACAAGGATCTCGCCAAGGAATTGGAGAACCTGGGCGCCCATATTTTGGCCATCAAAGATATGGCCGGGCTGTTGAAACCGGAGGCCGCCTACCGGCTCATTTCAGAGCTGAAGGAAACGGTGGACATCCCGATCCATCTCCATACCCACGATACGAGCGGAAACGGCATTTACATGTATGTCCGTGCCTGCGAAGCGGGCGTCGACATCATCGACACGGCGATCAATGCCATGTCCGGGCTGACTTCCCAGCCGAGCATCAACACCTTGATGTATGCTTTGGAAGGGTCGGATCGAAGGCCGAAACTGTCCATGGCAGCCCTGAATCAGATCTCCCATTATTGGGAAGATGTGCGGAAATATTACCGCCATTTCGAAAGCGGGATGCTCGCCCCCCATCCGGAAGTGTACGATCACGAGATGCCCGGGGGCCAATACAGCAATCTGCAGCAGCAGGCCAAGGCGGTCGGGCTCCTCGACCGTTGGGAAGAAATCCTCGATATGTATAAACGGGTCAATTTCCTTTTCGGCGACATCGTCAAGGTGACCCCTTCCTCGAAGGTCGTGGGGGATATGGCCCTGTTCATGGTGCAAAACGATTTGAACGAGGAGGACATCATCGAAAAGGCCGATTCCCTCGACTTCCCGAATTCGGTCGTCGAGTTTTTCCAAGGGTATATCGGCATTCCCCCCGGAGGCTTCCCCAAGGAGCTGCAGAAGGCGATATTGAAGGATAAAAAACCGCTTCCGAAAAGGGCGGGCGAGCTGTTGGAGCCGGTCGATTTTGAAGAAGTGAAGAAAACCCTCCGGCCCGTCCTCGACAGGGAGCCGGAAAAGCGGGATTTGCTGTCCTATGCCATGTATCCGAAGGTGTTCCTCGACTACGCCGAAAGCTTGAAGAAATTCGGCAATTTGTCCGTTTTGGACACCCAGACCTTCTTCTGCGGGATGAAGATCGGCGAAGAGATCGAGGTGGTGATCGAGAAGGGGAAAACGTTGATCGTCAAGCTTGTATCGATCGGCCAGCCCCAGAAGGACGGGACGCGGATCGTCTACTTTGAACTGAACGGCCAGCCCCGGGAAATCGTCGTGAAAGACGAAAGCGTGCAAACGGACGTAAAAGAGCGGATCAAAGCCGATCCGGCCAATGAAAGCCATATCGCCGCCATGATGCCCGGGGTCGTCTTGAAGGTTCTCGTCGACAAAAACGATAAAGTGTTCAAAGGGGATCATCTGCTGATCATCGAATCGATGAAAATGGAAACCACCGTCCAGGCGCCGTTTACGGGGACGGTGAAAGAAATCCACGCCGGAAACGGGGATTCGGTAAAACAGGGGGATTTGCTGATCGAATTGGAAAAGGAAAAATGA
- the ftsW gene encoding putative lipid II flippase FtsW produces the protein MVKKILRSYDYSLLFVYLILSVFGLVMVYSSSMVIAVQIYGEESDYFFHKQTVNFLLSFFVFLLFAAVPYKLYKSNKFLVPMVLLSLFALLSLFFFGNVVNNAQSWFMLGTRSIQPSEFVKLAVIIYLAAVYAKKQSYIHDFNKAVAPPLVFLILSCFLTAVQPDIGTAIIIFFTGAVIIFCSGMGWKNIFRLVMIFAVLAVVFSPIILAKRDVIFSEERLGRIYGYLDPFAYEQGEGHQLVNSYLAIGSGGWKGLGLGRSIQKLGYLPEAHTDFIMAIIAEELGVFGVLFVIGSLAYIVLRGIFIGLRCRDPFGSLLAFGISGMIGIQAFINLGGVSGLIPITGVTLPFVSYGGSSLLMLGMAMGILMNVAMFTNYERKHAKKRKEQGSLFKFRERVYGR, from the coding sequence ATGGTCAAAAAAATCCTCAGATCCTATGATTATTCGCTCCTGTTCGTTTACCTGATCCTTTCGGTTTTCGGGCTGGTCATGGTCTACAGCTCGAGCATGGTCATCGCCGTCCAAATTTACGGGGAAGAAAGCGATTATTTTTTTCACAAACAAACAGTGAATTTTCTTCTTTCCTTTTTCGTGTTTTTGCTTTTTGCCGCGGTTCCATACAAGCTGTATAAAAGCAACAAATTTTTGGTCCCGATGGTCCTCCTGTCTTTGTTTGCCTTGTTGAGCCTCTTTTTTTTCGGGAATGTGGTCAACAACGCCCAGAGCTGGTTCATGCTCGGCACGAGAAGCATCCAGCCTTCGGAATTCGTCAAGCTGGCGGTAATCATCTATTTGGCCGCCGTCTATGCGAAAAAACAGTCGTATATCCATGATTTTAACAAGGCGGTGGCTCCGCCGCTCGTCTTTTTGATCCTGTCCTGTTTCTTGACGGCCGTGCAGCCGGACATCGGAACGGCCATCATCATCTTCTTTACCGGCGCCGTCATCATTTTTTGTTCCGGGATGGGATGGAAAAATATTTTCCGGCTCGTCATGATTTTTGCGGTATTGGCCGTCGTTTTTTCCCCGATCATTTTGGCGAAACGGGATGTCATCTTTTCCGAGGAGCGACTCGGAAGGATTTACGGATACCTCGATCCCTTCGCCTATGAACAGGGTGAAGGCCATCAGCTGGTCAACTCCTATTTGGCCATCGGCTCCGGCGGATGGAAAGGGCTCGGGCTCGGGAGAAGCATCCAAAAACTGGGCTATTTGCCGGAAGCCCATACGGACTTCATCATGGCGATCATCGCGGAAGAATTGGGGGTTTTCGGCGTCCTTTTTGTCATCGGCTCTTTGGCTTACATCGTTTTGCGGGGGATATTCATCGGGCTCCGCTGCCGGGATCCTTTCGGCAGCCTGCTTGCCTTCGGGATATCGGGGATGATCGGCATTCAGGCCTTCATCAACCTGGGCGGGGTATCCGGGCTGATCCCGATTACCGGGGTCACCCTCCCCTTCGTCAGCTACGGCGGTTCATCCCTGCTCATGCTGGGCATGGCCATGGGCATATTGATGAACGTTGCCATGTTTACCAATTATGAAAGAAAACATGCCAAAAAGCGGAAAGAACAGGGATCGCTTTTCAAGTTCAGGGAAAGGGTGTATGGGAGATGA
- a CDS encoding YlaN family protein, translating into MVASQLKVDFRERAYTLLKEDAEKIFKLIQVQLDHLTMPQCPLYEEVLDTQMFGLSREIDFAVRLGLIDEKEGKEILGSVERSLTELREATLKK; encoded by the coding sequence ATGGTGGCGTCTCAGCTGAAAGTGGATTTTCGGGAGAGGGCGTATACGCTTTTGAAAGAAGATGCGGAAAAAATTTTTAAATTGATACAAGTTCAGTTGGATCACTTAACGATGCCCCAGTGCCCCTTATACGAAGAGGTTTTGGATACCCAAATGTTCGGGTTGTCCCGTGAAATAGATTTCGCCGTACGGCTTGGACTGATCGACGAAAAGGAAGGGAAAGAAATCCTCGGGTCGGTGGAAAGGAGCCTTACGGAACTGCGGGAGGCAACCCTGAAAAAATAA
- the glsA gene encoding glutaminase A has product MDRLLAPGVLEGLAERARPWAKQGKTAAYIPALSGADPEVFSAALFTVDGLSRTAGDRPAAFTLQSVSKVFMLAYVLEQKGEERLFSKVGMEPTGEPFHSLENLQFDAYAMPPNPLVNAGALAVTGLAEGKDLEEKWALFQAFVRRLAGKEIAFNREVAESEYEHAFLNRSFCYFLKQHGIIEGDVEELIALYSRQCALEMDCLLLARIGAVFAGGGRDPETGKGLISEKTARICRALMASCGMYNASGKFAVKAGVPAKSGVSGCIMAVIPGRLGIGVYSPGLDEKGNSLGGWKFLELLNQEYRIGIY; this is encoded by the coding sequence ATGGACAGACTTTTGGCCCCCGGCGTGCTGGAGGGACTTGCGGAAAGGGCCAGACCATGGGCAAAACAAGGGAAGACGGCCGCTTACATTCCGGCCTTAAGCGGGGCGGATCCGGAAGTTTTTTCCGCGGCCTTGTTCACCGTGGACGGGTTAAGCCGGACCGCCGGGGACCGGCCGGCGGCATTCACCCTGCAGAGCGTTTCGAAGGTTTTCATGCTCGCCTATGTGCTGGAGCAGAAGGGGGAGGAAAGGCTGTTTTCCAAGGTGGGCATGGAACCGACGGGCGAACCTTTTCATTCCCTGGAAAATCTCCAGTTCGACGCCTACGCCATGCCCCCCAATCCTTTGGTCAACGCGGGGGCCCTTGCGGTCACGGGCCTTGCCGAGGGAAAAGATTTGGAGGAAAAATGGGCCCTTTTTCAGGCCTTCGTCCGGAGGCTGGCGGGAAAGGAAATCGCCTTCAACCGGGAAGTGGCCGAATCGGAGTATGAACACGCCTTTTTAAACCGTTCCTTCTGTTATTTTCTGAAACAGCACGGGATCATCGAAGGGGATGTGGAAGAATTGATCGCCCTCTATTCCCGGCAATGCGCCCTAGAAATGGATTGTCTGCTTTTGGCGAGGATCGGCGCCGTTTTTGCGGGAGGCGGACGCGATCCGGAAACCGGGAAGGGGCTCATCTCGGAAAAAACCGCCCGTATTTGCCGGGCGCTGATGGCGTCCTGCGGCATGTACAATGCCTCGGGGAAGTTCGCCGTCAAGGCCGGCGTGCCCGCCAAAAGCGGGGTGTCCGGCTGCATCATGGCCGTCATCCCCGGCAGGCTGGGCATCGGCGTCTATTCCCCGGGGCTCGATGAAAAGGGGAACAGCCTGGGCGGATGGAAATTTTTAGAGTTGCTGAACCAAGAATACCGAATCGGCATCTATTGA
- a CDS encoding molybdopterin-binding protein, with protein MILQIKGKVKFTITLDPGVWIFDDRRVDLLTYFDKNEPIFSKEEEEEKKTAKYWEREIQEGSVSPPTLKTERKFEKMKVLTGTFGIPFRPFLNNAEPLPEAKAVTVQSKDGDVTVSLDQAMEFILGFSKEGKPLREDGPVHVYFGDGSNRDRPIKNVTGFIVE; from the coding sequence ATGATTTTGCAGATCAAGGGAAAAGTGAAGTTTACGATCACGCTGGATCCTGGGGTATGGATCTTTGACGATCGCCGGGTCGATCTATTGACCTATTTCGACAAAAACGAACCGATCTTTTCCAAGGAAGAGGAGGAAGAGAAAAAGACGGCCAAATATTGGGAACGGGAGATCCAGGAAGGGTCCGTCTCTCCGCCGACGTTGAAGACGGAGCGGAAATTTGAGAAGATGAAGGTCTTGACGGGAACCTTCGGCATCCCCTTCCGGCCTTTTCTGAATAACGCCGAACCGCTGCCCGAGGCAAAAGCCGTAACCGTCCAATCCAAAGACGGAGACGTGACCGTCTCCCTGGACCAAGCGATGGAATTCATCCTCGGTTTTTCCAAAGAAGGAAAGCCTTTAAGGGAAGACGGCCCGGTCCACGTCTATTTCGGCGACGGTTCCAACCGGGACCGTCCGATAAAAAACGTGACCGGCTTCATCGTCGAATAG
- a CDS encoding YhcN/YlaJ family sporulation lipoprotein yields the protein MKNRILFLSFLFLLLSSGCMGGNNAPEKQGYFPVKNRTENTGETVNENREENVKTADHLAELAEAVNGVKNARAVVLGRFAVVGIDVDKDLERSEVGTIKYAVAKVLRNDPRGANAVIVADPDLNARLDEMRKDIIDGRPVNGIMEELADIVGRVMPEVPGDLDKPVPKDPAKREKETPNDGDRQNPGNGQERSRQE from the coding sequence GTGAAAAATCGCATCCTTTTCTTGTCATTTCTTTTTCTGCTCCTTTCCTCCGGCTGCATGGGAGGAAATAACGCCCCGGAGAAACAAGGCTATTTCCCTGTGAAAAACCGGACGGAAAACACGGGGGAAACCGTGAACGAAAACAGGGAGGAAAATGTAAAAACCGCGGATCATTTGGCGGAATTGGCAGAGGCAGTCAATGGCGTCAAAAATGCCAGGGCCGTCGTCTTGGGCCGTTTTGCCGTCGTCGGGATTGATGTGGACAAGGATTTGGAAAGATCCGAAGTCGGCACGATCAAATACGCGGTCGCAAAAGTCCTGAGAAACGATCCCCGGGGAGCCAATGCCGTTATCGTCGCCGACCCGGACCTGAACGCGAGGCTGGATGAAATGCGGAAGGATATTATCGACGGCAGGCCGGTCAATGGGATCATGGAGGAATTGGCGGACATCGTCGGCCGGGTGATGCCGGAGGTGCCCGGCGATCTGGATAAGCCGGTGCCGAAGGACCCGGCGAAACGGGAAAAGGAAACACCGAACGACGGGGATAGGCAAAATCCGGGCAACGGTCAGGAACGAAGCCGACAGGAATAA
- a CDS encoding YlaI family protein, with protein MIVKCILCDKMETIDDESPLAKKLRNRPIHTYMCQECHDRISKKTKERLATGKFRTYPMKKKDDDWF; from the coding sequence ATGATCGTAAAATGCATTTTGTGCGATAAAATGGAAACGATTGATGACGAGTCGCCGCTGGCGAAAAAATTGAGAAACCGTCCGATTCATACGTATATGTGCCAAGAATGCCACGACAGAATCAGCAAAAAAACGAAGGAAAGATTGGCCACGGGAAAATTTCGCACCTATCCGATGAAGAAAAAGGATGATGACTGGTTTTAA
- a CDS encoding YlaH-like family protein: MEDIQSRLSPIPRLLRVDENPDSGMWILYILIVFLCIIAYKLGFARKLPLLKSVIVYLFLILGSTILTFLAIFLPVAEGLIVIALVLAVYRFRRWREGARENPGE; the protein is encoded by the coding sequence TTGGAGGATATTCAAAGCCGTCTGTCGCCGATTCCCAGACTGCTGCGGGTGGACGAGAACCCGGATTCGGGGATGTGGATTTTATATATCCTCATCGTTTTTTTATGCATCATCGCTTATAAATTGGGCTTTGCCCGGAAATTGCCGCTGTTGAAATCGGTGATCGTTTACCTGTTTCTTATCCTCGGGAGCACGATCCTTACCTTTCTGGCGATTTTCCTTCCGGTGGCGGAGGGGCTGATCGTCATCGCCCTCGTCCTTGCGGTCTACCGGTTCAGAAGATGGCGGGAAGGGGCCCGGGAAAATCCGGGCGAATAG
- the typA gene encoding translational GTPase TypA, whose amino-acid sequence MKLREDIRNIAIIAHVDHGKTTLVDQMLKQAGMFRANEQVRERILDSNDLERERGITILAKNTAVQYKNVKINILDTPGHADFGGEVERIMRLVDGVLLVVDAFEGCMPQTRFVLKKALEQKVTPIVVINKIDRENARPEEVVDEVLDLFIELGADEDQLDFPVVYTSAVKGTAGLDPREQDSSLEVLFETIVRTVPAPVDNRDEPLQMQVALLDYNDYIGRIGIGRIFRGTMRTGEQVALMKLDGSVKHFRVTKMFGFMGLKRVEIEEAYAGDLVAVSGMGDILVGETICPVEAPDPLPPLRIDEPTLKMTFLVNNSPFAGREGKFVTARKIEERLKLELQTDVSLRVEPTDSPDAWIVSGRGELHLAILIETMRREGFELQVSKPEVIEKEIDGKICEPFERVVIDVPEEYSGQVIESLGRRKGNLLDMRHAGNGQVRLVYSVPSRGLIGYQSELMSLTRGYAIYNHSFEEYRPKLPFEIGRRERGVLVALETGTASTYGILQLEDRGTIFVEPGTEVYEGMIVGEHNRENDLTVNICKTKHATNIRSATKEQTQIMKKPRIFTLEEALQYLDDDEYCEVTPKSIRLRKKILNKSEREKLTKKRKM is encoded by the coding sequence ATGAAACTGCGTGAAGACATCCGGAATATTGCCATCATCGCCCATGTCGATCATGGAAAGACGACTTTGGTGGATCAAATGTTGAAACAGGCGGGGATGTTCCGGGCCAACGAGCAGGTCCGGGAACGGATCCTCGATTCCAACGACCTCGAACGGGAACGGGGCATAACCATATTGGCGAAAAATACCGCCGTTCAATATAAAAACGTAAAAATTAACATCCTGGACACCCCGGGCCATGCGGATTTCGGGGGCGAAGTGGAGCGGATCATGCGGCTCGTCGACGGCGTTTTGCTCGTCGTGGACGCCTTTGAAGGGTGCATGCCGCAGACCCGCTTCGTCCTTAAAAAGGCGCTGGAACAAAAGGTCACCCCGATCGTCGTCATCAATAAAATCGACCGGGAAAATGCCCGCCCGGAAGAGGTTGTCGACGAGGTGCTCGATCTGTTTATCGAGCTGGGCGCCGACGAAGATCAGCTCGATTTTCCCGTCGTTTACACGTCGGCCGTCAAAGGAACGGCCGGCTTGGATCCGCGGGAACAGGATTCTTCGCTGGAGGTTTTGTTCGAAACGATCGTCCGGACGGTGCCGGCGCCCGTCGACAACCGGGACGAACCGCTGCAAATGCAAGTGGCGCTACTGGATTATAACGATTACATCGGCCGGATCGGGATCGGAAGGATCTTCCGGGGCACGATGCGGACCGGGGAGCAGGTCGCCCTGATGAAGTTGGACGGGTCGGTGAAACATTTCCGGGTGACGAAGATGTTCGGCTTTATGGGACTGAAGCGGGTGGAGATCGAAGAGGCTTATGCCGGCGATCTCGTGGCCGTTTCCGGGATGGGGGACATTTTGGTCGGGGAGACGATCTGCCCTGTGGAGGCCCCCGATCCCCTTCCGCCCCTAAGGATCGATGAACCGACGTTAAAAATGACCTTTCTCGTGAACAACAGTCCCTTTGCCGGAAGGGAAGGAAAATTTGTCACCGCCCGGAAGATTGAGGAAAGGCTGAAATTGGAGCTGCAGACGGACGTCAGTTTGCGGGTGGAGCCCACCGATTCCCCCGACGCCTGGATCGTTTCCGGCCGCGGGGAGCTGCATCTGGCCATCCTGATCGAGACGATGCGCCGGGAAGGGTTTGAATTGCAGGTCTCCAAACCGGAAGTCATCGAAAAGGAAATCGACGGCAAGATTTGCGAACCCTTCGAAAGGGTGGTCATTGACGTGCCGGAAGAATATTCCGGCCAGGTCATCGAGTCCCTCGGCAGGCGGAAAGGAAATCTGCTGGATATGCGCCATGCCGGAAACGGCCAGGTCCGGCTCGTCTATTCCGTCCCTTCCCGGGGACTGATCGGGTATCAGAGCGAGCTGATGTCGTTGACGAGGGGCTATGCGATCTACAACCACTCCTTCGAGGAATACCGGCCGAAACTTCCCTTCGAAATCGGCCGGAGGGAGCGGGGGGTCCTTGTCGCCTTGGAGACGGGAACCGCGTCGACGTACGGGATCCTGCAGTTGGAAGACCGGGGTACGATTTTTGTCGAACCGGGGACGGAAGTATATGAAGGGATGATCGTCGGGGAGCATAACCGGGAAAACGATCTGACCGTCAACATTTGCAAAACGAAACATGCGACCAACATCCGTTCGGCGACGAAGGAACAGACGCAGATCATGAAAAAACCCCGGATTTTTACCCTGGAAGAGGCCCTTCAATATCTGGATGACGATGAATATTGCGAAGTGACCCCCAAATCCATCCGGCTGAGGAAAAAAATATTGAATAAAAGCGAGCGGGAAAAACTGACGAAAAAGCGGAAGATGTAA
- a CDS encoding YlaF family protein — protein sequence MAVKDMKWIFLFYAVLAVLAMAGIGFSISLRNAALGFFFLVFLFFIMGIGFQTKKKWREEGKL from the coding sequence ATGGCCGTGAAAGATATGAAATGGATCTTCCTTTTCTACGCCGTATTGGCGGTTCTCGCCATGGCGGGCATCGGGTTTTCCATCAGCCTGCGGAACGCGGCTTTGGGCTTCTTCTTTCTAGTTTTCCTTTTCTTCATCATGGGAATCGGCTTTCAAACGAAGAAAAAATGGAGAGAAGAAGGGAAATTGTAA
- a CDS encoding inositol monophosphatase family protein, which translates to MIDWKQVDRNAQDWIREAGERIRRALSQDFDIFTKSNKNDLVTNIDRETERFFVNKIRQTYPGHQIVGEEGFGDDPAELGGVIWVVDPIDGTMNFVHQKRNFAISVAVFENGAGRLAYIYDVVRDELYHAVKGEGAYFNHRPLPKLTERPVEEAILGINPTWLVKDSPGVKECIIPMVKKMRGTRSIGSAAIEIGYVAAGWLDAYISLKLSPWDFAAGMIIVEELGGKATKLTGEPLSILEKSSVFLAKPGLHEKLLETFLATYQGI; encoded by the coding sequence ATGATCGATTGGAAACAGGTTGACCGCAACGCTCAGGATTGGATACGGGAGGCGGGTGAACGGATCCGCCGGGCGTTAAGCCAAGATTTCGATATTTTTACCAAATCCAATAAAAACGATTTGGTGACCAATATCGACCGGGAAACGGAACGGTTTTTCGTCAATAAAATCCGCCAAACCTATCCCGGCCATCAAATCGTGGGCGAGGAAGGATTCGGCGATGATCCGGCGGAACTCGGCGGGGTGATCTGGGTCGTCGATCCGATCGACGGCACGATGAATTTTGTCCATCAAAAACGGAATTTCGCCATATCCGTCGCCGTTTTCGAAAACGGCGCGGGAAGGCTGGCCTATATTTATGATGTGGTCCGGGATGAATTGTACCATGCGGTGAAAGGGGAGGGGGCCTATTTCAATCACCGGCCGCTGCCGAAGCTGACCGAAAGGCCGGTGGAGGAAGCCATCTTGGGCATCAACCCGACTTGGCTGGTCAAAGATTCCCCCGGCGTCAAGGAATGCATCATTCCGATGGTAAAGAAGATGAGGGGAACCCGTTCGATCGGATCCGCCGCCATCGAGATCGGTTATGTGGCGGCCGGATGGCTTGACGCCTATATCAGTCTGAAGCTTTCCCCGTGGGATTTCGCGGCGGGCATGATCATCGTGGAAGAATTGGGCGGAAAAGCCACGAAATTGACGGGGGAACCGCTGTCGATCTTGGAAAAAAGCTCCGTCTTTCTTGCGAAACCCGGTCTGCATGAAAAGCTTCTGGAAACTTTTCTGGCCACGTATCAGGGTATTTAA